The Methanomassiliicoccales archaeon nucleotide sequence GGAAACCCCCTCATCCTGACCTTCTCCCCCGGTGGGGGAGAAGGAAGTGGAAATGTGGGAGAGTTCTTTCCCCTCTCCCTCTGGGAGAGGGTGGGGGTGAGGGGCTAAAATTAAGCGATGGAGCTCACCCCGTTGGCACGAAAGCTGCGGCGGGAGATGACGGAGGCCGAACGCCTTCTTTGGTACCATTTGCGCAACCGACGTCTCGGTGGCCTCAAATTTCGCCGTCAAGTGCCCATCGGGCCCTACATCGTGGATTTCCTGTGCCTGGAAAAACGGGTGATCGTGGAAATAGACGGCGGACAACACAACTTTCCCGATGAACGCGCCCGTGACCTTGAGCGCACCCGCTTCCTGGAATACAAGGGGTACAAGGTGCTCAGGTTTTGGAACAATGAAGTGCTAGGAAACCTTGAG carries:
- a CDS encoding endonuclease domain-containing protein; this encodes MELTPLARKLRREMTEAERLLWYHLRNRRLGGLKFRRQVPIGPYIVDFLCLEKRVIVEIDGGQHNFPDERARDLERTRFLEYKGYKVLRFWNNEVLGNLEGVLSVILEACQSSFSSSWSPSS